The following proteins are encoded in a genomic region of Sorangiineae bacterium MSr12523:
- a CDS encoding beta-propeller domain-containing protein: protein MGRVQYGWAAVMGCALVASCAPSGHAPPASQSKAPAAVHVAKVEAPAPAPPRFVHRSRPPVPQRPPPPVITAAMRGEPSAATLAATTRLETTSCAKAAAEDRTARIQSMHAEVDRAFAQWRKQQPSCLEERRFPKRRYVIVGAAGTYAGAPTTSLAPPPAALSYGVTEDAKVATKQEGPSKAEKASGTNNQVAGVDEADIVKNDGRYVYFAANGALRIAEALQPHIVSVTKLPGDARKLFVEGDRAVVYTSDAPASSPCTYGYDCQFAGDGTKTTIAVYDIADRTAPRLVRQIDLSGSLMAARRIGHAVHTVVADGDSVAPSYSTWPEDLQRCDARITEKEAEAKFWKLKLRNENILREQSPSFPTVRDQGAEQPICKTGLLRTRIHDGRAFTTVVSFDLRDDKAPATTAMVKSRPGAVFASASGLYLSVTHQKASSDEVSEIHKFRIGSDPRETKYLGSGVVPGHVLNQFAMDEWAGYLRIATTRGHVPDPKVESTVSILREGEGHNLARVGAIAKIAPGEDIRAVRFDGDRGYVVTFKKTDPLFVLDLYHPAHPAILGELKIPGFSTYMHRIDPDHLLSIGFDANDHGNFAYFDGVILQLFDVKNPTDPRLVHKEKIGTRGSSSEAATNHLAFNYFGEEGLLAVPMTVCEGGGDGSNGNEVSFSGLLVYDVDIEKGFTRLGGVNHSGSHTGCGTWWSNATSAVKRSIFLDDLVYSIASDRAKVQYLGHLGVDVADLPLSP, encoded by the coding sequence ATGGGACGCGTGCAATACGGTTGGGCGGCTGTGATGGGATGTGCACTTGTGGCGAGTTGTGCGCCGTCTGGCCATGCACCGCCGGCGTCGCAAAGTAAGGCCCCGGCGGCGGTGCACGTCGCCAAGGTGGAGGCACCGGCGCCGGCGCCTCCTCGTTTCGTGCATCGGTCGCGACCACCCGTGCCGCAGCGTCCACCGCCCCCGGTGATTACGGCCGCCATGCGAGGTGAACCGAGTGCCGCGACCTTGGCCGCCACGACGCGATTGGAAACCACGAGCTGCGCAAAGGCGGCGGCCGAGGACCGCACGGCGCGCATCCAGTCCATGCACGCCGAAGTGGACCGTGCTTTCGCGCAATGGCGCAAGCAACAACCGAGTTGCCTCGAGGAGCGACGCTTCCCAAAGCGGCGCTACGTAATCGTCGGCGCCGCCGGGACGTATGCGGGCGCCCCCACCACGTCCCTAGCGCCGCCCCCGGCGGCCCTCAGCTACGGAGTCACGGAGGATGCCAAGGTCGCGACGAAACAAGAGGGCCCGTCGAAGGCCGAGAAGGCCTCGGGCACGAACAATCAGGTTGCCGGGGTCGACGAGGCGGACATCGTGAAGAATGACGGCCGCTATGTGTATTTTGCAGCCAACGGCGCCTTGCGCATCGCCGAGGCGCTCCAGCCGCACATCGTATCGGTCACCAAGCTTCCGGGGGACGCGCGCAAGCTGTTCGTGGAAGGCGATCGCGCCGTCGTCTACACCTCGGACGCGCCGGCCAGCTCGCCCTGCACCTACGGCTACGATTGCCAATTCGCCGGGGACGGCACCAAAACGACCATTGCCGTTTACGACATTGCCGATCGCACCGCGCCGAGGCTCGTGCGGCAAATCGATCTATCCGGATCCCTCATGGCCGCACGACGCATCGGGCACGCGGTGCATACCGTCGTGGCCGATGGCGATTCCGTGGCACCCTCGTACTCGACATGGCCGGAAGACTTGCAGCGTTGCGATGCGCGCATCACCGAGAAAGAGGCGGAGGCGAAGTTCTGGAAACTCAAACTCCGCAACGAGAACATACTCCGCGAGCAATCCCCGAGTTTCCCCACGGTTCGGGATCAAGGCGCCGAGCAACCCATTTGCAAAACGGGCTTGCTGCGCACGCGTATCCACGACGGTCGAGCCTTCACCACGGTGGTCTCCTTCGACTTGCGCGACGACAAAGCCCCCGCCACCACGGCGATGGTCAAAAGCCGGCCGGGTGCGGTGTTCGCTTCGGCGAGTGGGCTCTATTTGTCGGTCACCCATCAAAAAGCGTCTTCGGACGAGGTGAGCGAGATTCACAAATTCCGCATTGGCTCCGATCCGCGTGAAACGAAGTACCTGGGCAGCGGCGTGGTACCCGGGCACGTGCTCAATCAATTTGCCATGGATGAATGGGCTGGCTACTTGCGTATCGCCACCACCCGCGGGCACGTACCCGATCCCAAGGTGGAAAGCACGGTATCCATTTTACGCGAAGGCGAAGGGCACAACCTGGCCCGCGTCGGCGCTATCGCGAAAATCGCCCCGGGGGAGGACATTCGGGCCGTCCGTTTCGACGGCGACCGCGGTTACGTGGTCACCTTCAAGAAGACGGACCCGTTGTTCGTGCTCGATTTGTACCATCCGGCACACCCCGCGATCCTCGGGGAGCTGAAGATTCCGGGTTTTTCGACGTACATGCACCGCATCGATCCGGACCATCTGCTGTCGATTGGGTTCGACGCGAACGATCACGGCAACTTCGCGTATTTCGATGGGGTCATCCTGCAGCTTTTCGATGTGAAGAATCCGACCGATCCACGGCTCGTGCACAAGGAGAAGATCGGTACGCGCGGCTCGAGCTCCGAGGCCGCCACCAATCATCTGGCGTTCAATTACTTTGGCGAGGAGGGGCTTTTGGCCGTGCCCATGACCGTCTGCGAAGGCGGCGGGGATGGAAGCAACGGGAACGAGGTTTCGTTCAGCGGATTGCTCGTCTACGACGTGGACATCGAAAAAGGATTCACGCGACTCGGGGGCGTGAACCACAGCGGCAGCCACACGGGATGCGGCACGTGGTGGTCCAATGCCACGTCGGCGGTAAAGCGCAGCATCTTTCTCGACGATCTGGTCTACTCCATCGCCTCGGATCGCGCGAAGGTGCAATACCTCGGGCACCTAGGCGTCGACGTGGCGGACCTTCCACTTTCGCCGTAA
- a CDS encoding AAA family ATPase: MKLSFTVPVYRVRHGNLFDFVTLGLGAATQRRSGTNAQRVEELLIEQLRRVISEAAPRLLPSFELKRGTRLERVRISLNLRDKGRKRKASGLCPIIIEPRSLGPDRHVDIAYHPFRQGEWFPLRSSESLADQASVYFSQAWGALDDVDIDALWGHLRDTIRVVSFSTNVKTLLGELQAKEKGIWDDLDVDPARAGKKKPAGGMKVLPNLGVDLTARLAGRGAASLGMPRSPYREQLDRLLVGERKRSTLVVGGHGAGKSVLLERAVADLLSAEDYESHRNLDRVTRVYRIGGKRIISGMSYVGDWERRCVELVEDVRGRKIVLLVSDLHLFGQIGQARDSTRSLADFFRGPVARGEVVMVGEATPEQLRRLEEDAPSFASLFVRVHVQPATAGETFRIMLHRTRELEVERHVRFQPYAYRTILELGAGLFPSQELPGKAVDLATRLAAEGEGTEEKPRTIDSAAVIEHLSRRTGLPWILLSDEKPFAVDEVAEALGGRVFGQPVAIRRMADLVVRIRAGLTDPRRPHGVYLFTGPTGTGKTELAKALAEYLYGSASRLVRFDMSELRTPDAPARLIGDAWNPEGLLTRAALEQPFSVILLDEIEKAHPSVIHLLLQMFDEGRLTDAAGNTASFKQAVIVMTSNLGTMSRAPAGFDAPLDAVLHDVARAVREFFPPELFNRIDGVVPFSPLDREMAILVTRKELGKLLVRPGLRDRNIFVQPAPGVVERAAREAFQSRDGARSLKRFLDDRIASLLSAEIARAPDAAMQMMRLEEGLDGFRVHHHPLVEAKPVALHFALEPLLQRPLSELHAELPKVHARIDRIESSDELRELSDQLRHHLGEHNRGRREHGELLYNMEWMRLTLQTFREQVERLSIESRDLEHDEIERTMEEPELRRRRYVMPARGTRQEIFSCIGESYVLERALARVHDSGEHAVLIELAPMAGGHTLFEWMARAYARARGNFDGFACLRKDGNVLEAARWPEDPAFFASAEMLVLKVVGLCVKDFYELETGTHVWQPLAREPELLRVHVTPAHFGDVPRSRVERYAAAKLDIRRDIELPPIVRNLRFDPPPPRKAATLLELEDYRLGLSLEWHVQELYQALASLWLVRLSRTEPS, translated from the coding sequence ATGAAGCTCTCCTTCACGGTACCGGTTTACCGGGTGCGCCATGGCAATCTGTTCGACTTCGTCACCTTGGGGCTCGGGGCCGCGACGCAGAGGCGCTCCGGCACCAATGCCCAGCGGGTCGAAGAGTTGCTCATCGAGCAACTGCGCCGCGTCATCTCCGAGGCCGCGCCGCGCCTGCTCCCGTCCTTCGAGCTCAAACGGGGCACGCGCCTCGAGCGGGTGCGTATCTCACTCAATTTGCGTGACAAAGGGCGCAAGCGCAAAGCCTCCGGCCTGTGCCCCATCATCATCGAACCGCGATCGCTGGGGCCCGACCGGCACGTGGATATCGCGTACCATCCTTTTCGCCAGGGCGAATGGTTCCCACTCCGCAGTTCGGAGTCGTTGGCCGATCAGGCGTCCGTGTACTTCTCTCAGGCGTGGGGCGCCTTGGACGATGTCGATATCGACGCGCTATGGGGCCATTTGCGCGACACCATTCGGGTCGTCTCGTTTTCGACGAACGTCAAAACGCTGCTAGGCGAGCTTCAAGCGAAGGAAAAGGGCATTTGGGACGACTTGGACGTCGACCCGGCGCGCGCTGGAAAAAAGAAGCCCGCGGGCGGAATGAAGGTGCTGCCGAACCTCGGCGTCGATCTCACCGCCCGGCTTGCCGGTCGCGGTGCGGCGTCGCTCGGCATGCCCCGTTCTCCGTACCGTGAGCAGCTCGACAGGCTCCTCGTCGGCGAACGCAAGCGATCCACCCTCGTCGTCGGCGGTCATGGTGCGGGCAAATCCGTGTTGCTCGAACGCGCCGTTGCCGACCTCCTTTCCGCCGAAGACTACGAATCGCACCGCAACCTCGACCGCGTGACCCGCGTTTACCGAATTGGCGGCAAACGAATCATCAGCGGCATGTCCTACGTTGGCGATTGGGAACGCCGCTGCGTCGAGCTGGTCGAGGACGTGCGCGGCCGAAAAATCGTTTTGCTCGTATCCGATCTTCACCTTTTTGGCCAAATCGGCCAGGCGCGGGATAGCACCCGCTCCCTCGCGGACTTCTTCCGCGGCCCCGTTGCACGCGGCGAGGTCGTGATGGTGGGCGAAGCTACGCCGGAGCAGCTGCGTCGGCTGGAGGAAGACGCGCCCAGTTTCGCGTCGCTTTTCGTGCGCGTGCACGTGCAACCGGCCACCGCGGGCGAGACTTTCCGCATCATGCTTCATCGGACGCGCGAGCTGGAGGTCGAACGCCACGTGCGGTTTCAACCGTATGCGTATCGGACCATCCTCGAGCTGGGGGCGGGGCTGTTCCCCTCGCAGGAGCTCCCGGGCAAGGCCGTGGATCTCGCCACGCGATTGGCCGCCGAAGGTGAGGGGACCGAGGAGAAGCCACGCACCATCGATTCGGCGGCGGTGATCGAGCACTTGTCGCGGCGCACGGGCCTTCCGTGGATTCTTTTGTCCGACGAGAAGCCGTTCGCCGTGGACGAAGTCGCCGAAGCCCTCGGCGGGCGCGTCTTCGGCCAGCCCGTCGCCATCCGCCGCATGGCCGACTTGGTCGTACGCATACGCGCGGGCCTCACCGATCCGCGGCGGCCGCACGGCGTGTACCTCTTCACCGGGCCCACAGGCACGGGGAAAACGGAGCTGGCCAAAGCCCTCGCCGAGTACCTTTATGGCTCGGCGTCGCGCCTGGTGCGTTTCGACATGAGCGAACTTCGCACGCCCGATGCCCCGGCGCGTCTCATCGGCGATGCATGGAATCCCGAGGGCCTTCTCACGCGTGCGGCGCTCGAGCAGCCTTTCAGCGTCATCCTGCTCGACGAAATCGAGAAGGCGCATCCTTCCGTCATTCATCTTTTGTTGCAGATGTTCGACGAGGGGCGCCTTACCGATGCTGCAGGCAACACGGCAAGCTTCAAGCAAGCGGTCATCGTGATGACCTCCAACTTGGGCACCATGTCGCGTGCCCCTGCCGGCTTCGATGCCCCGCTGGATGCCGTTTTGCACGACGTCGCCCGCGCCGTGCGCGAGTTTTTCCCGCCCGAGCTCTTCAACCGCATCGACGGCGTCGTCCCATTTTCGCCGCTCGACCGCGAAATGGCCATTTTGGTCACCCGGAAGGAACTGGGCAAACTGCTCGTGCGGCCTGGCCTCCGCGATCGCAACATCTTCGTGCAGCCTGCACCCGGGGTCGTGGAGCGCGCCGCGCGCGAAGCCTTCCAATCGCGCGACGGTGCGCGCTCGCTCAAGCGCTTTCTCGACGACCGCATTGCCTCGCTTCTCAGTGCCGAAATCGCTCGCGCACCCGACGCGGCCATGCAGATGATGCGCCTCGAGGAAGGCCTCGACGGCTTTCGTGTCCACCACCATCCGCTGGTCGAAGCGAAACCCGTGGCGTTGCACTTCGCCCTCGAGCCGCTCTTGCAGCGGCCCCTGTCCGAGTTGCATGCCGAGCTCCCGAAGGTGCACGCGCGCATCGACCGCATCGAGTCCAGCGACGAATTGCGCGAGCTGTCGGACCAACTCCGCCATCACTTGGGCGAGCACAATCGCGGCCGGCGAGAGCACGGCGAGCTCCTTTACAACATGGAGTGGATGCGGCTCACCCTGCAGACATTCCGGGAGCAGGTCGAGCGCCTCTCCATCGAGTCGCGCGATCTCGAGCACGACGAAATCGAACGAACCATGGAGGAGCCCGAGCTGCGCCGCCGCCGCTACGTCATGCCGGCGCGCGGCACGCGCCAGGAGATTTTTTCCTGCATCGGCGAGTCGTACGTGCTCGAACGGGCCCTCGCCCGCGTGCACGATTCGGGAGAGCACGCCGTGCTCATCGAGCTCGCGCCCATGGCGGGCGGGCACACGCTGTTCGAATGGATGGCCCGTGCATATGCGCGGGCGCGCGGCAACTTCGACGGGTTTGCCTGCCTTCGCAAGGACGGCAACGTACTCGAGGCGGCACGCTGGCCCGAGGATCCGGCTTTCTTCGCGTCGGCGGAGATGCTCGTGCTCAAAGTCGTGGGCCTCTGCGTCAAAGATTTTTACGAGTTGGAAACGGGAACGCACGTGTGGCAACCGCTGGCTCGCGAACCCGAGCTCCTGCGGGTGCACGTCACCCCCGCGCATTTCGGCGACGTGCCCCGTTCGCGGGTGGAACGTTACGCCGCGGCCAAATTGGATATCCGGCGTGATATCGAACTACCGCCCATCGTGCGCAACCTGCGGTTCGACCCGCCGCCTCCGCGCAAAGCCGCGACCTTGCTCGAATTGGAGGATTACCGCCTGGGGTTGTCCCTGGAGTGGCACGTCCAGGAACTCTATCAGGCCCTGGCATCCCTCTGGCTGGTGCGCCTCTCTCGCACGGAGCCCTCATGA
- a CDS encoding serine/threonine protein kinase, whose product MPMTEEQLPIQIGDVIDGKYRIERILGQGGMGVVVRATHLQLEQPVALKFVLPRVAAMDAFRERFLREARASSRLRSEHVARVYDVGTTEGGLPYLVMELLEGNDLATLMLRAGPMAVADAVEYVVQACEAIVEAHDLGIVHRDLKPANLFVTRRPNGAPLLKVLDFGISKQIGPGAMDAAALTQSTAVLGSPLYMAPEQLRSARAVDARSDIWALGIITYELLTGKVPFHGETLTELCLKVVSDPAAPPSQVRRDLPPELVSIVMRCLEKDPSARYSSVAMLAAALEPFSSSAARGVTERVWRSLAETMAPLDDVAAPAMNPANATDAPNATENSTWGGTRPSGIDLPRRRSRVVVAAALVIAAVAGAGLFALHGAGSSPAPAAVVGSPAPPRITEPEVDAAAPAPQAEAEVDAGAPAKANSPPARRPPRRATQPAGSASAPAPRVSASQAPAEVPRTSPNGAPILH is encoded by the coding sequence ATGCCGATGACGGAAGAACAACTCCCGATCCAAATCGGAGACGTCATCGATGGCAAATACCGGATCGAGCGAATCCTAGGCCAAGGTGGCATGGGGGTGGTCGTCCGCGCCACGCACCTGCAGCTCGAGCAGCCCGTGGCGCTCAAGTTCGTGCTGCCGCGGGTGGCGGCGATGGATGCCTTCCGAGAGCGTTTTCTGCGCGAGGCACGGGCTTCGTCACGCCTGCGGAGTGAGCACGTCGCACGGGTCTACGACGTGGGTACCACGGAAGGAGGACTCCCCTATTTGGTGATGGAGCTCCTCGAGGGAAACGATCTCGCGACCTTGATGCTGCGCGCGGGGCCCATGGCCGTGGCGGATGCAGTCGAATACGTCGTGCAAGCGTGCGAGGCCATCGTGGAGGCGCACGACTTGGGAATCGTGCATCGCGATCTCAAGCCCGCCAACCTGTTCGTCACGCGGCGGCCCAATGGGGCCCCGTTGCTGAAGGTGCTCGATTTCGGAATTTCGAAGCAAATTGGCCCGGGAGCCATGGATGCGGCCGCGCTCACGCAGTCGACGGCGGTCTTGGGATCGCCCTTGTACATGGCGCCGGAGCAGCTGCGATCGGCGCGCGCGGTGGACGCGCGGAGTGATATCTGGGCGCTGGGCATCATCACGTACGAATTGCTCACCGGCAAGGTCCCCTTCCACGGTGAGACGTTGACCGAGCTTTGCCTCAAGGTGGTGAGCGATCCTGCGGCGCCGCCCAGCCAGGTGCGACGCGATCTGCCTCCGGAGTTGGTGAGCATCGTGATGCGGTGCCTGGAGAAGGATCCGAGCGCGCGTTATTCGAGTGTGGCCATGCTGGCGGCGGCGCTCGAGCCCTTTTCGTCGAGCGCAGCGCGCGGGGTGACGGAGCGCGTGTGGCGATCGCTCGCCGAGACCATGGCACCGCTGGACGATGTGGCGGCGCCCGCGATGAATCCGGCGAACGCGACGGATGCGCCGAATGCGACGGAGAATTCGACGTGGGGTGGGACGCGGCCTTCGGGGATCGATTTGCCGCGGCGACGAAGTCGCGTCGTGGTGGCGGCGGCGCTGGTGATCGCGGCCGTTGCCGGCGCGGGGCTGTTTGCGCTGCACGGCGCGGGATCGTCACCGGCGCCGGCCGCGGTGGTGGGCTCCCCTGCCCCGCCCCGAATCACGGAGCCGGAGGTCGATGCCGCGGCGCCGGCGCCGCAGGCCGAGGCGGAGGTCGATGCGGGGGCTCCGGCAAAAGCGAATTCTCCACCGGCGCGGCGTCCGCCGAGGCGGGCAACGCAGCCCGCCGGGTCGGCAAGTGCGCCGGCGCCTCGGGTGTCCGCCTCGCAGGCGCCCGCGGAAGTGCCGAGAACGTCGCCCAACGGGGCGCCGATCCTCCACTAG
- a CDS encoding SGNH/GDSL hydrolase family protein, producing the protein MKWTALLPLALILVGCAAREGDEDSEGIESQLVSNNYVALGDSYASGLGTREYTDDGCKRSNHAYGPQLASAKGLNLTFVACSGARVPDVRNQLGALNSNTGLVTVSVGGNDAGFADVITKCAGPWPTTCWGDIDKANNFIKNTLPGQLDSLYNDIRSRAPNAVVIVVGYPRIFNGETCNALARISSGEQAELNKTADLLATTIKGRASAHSFKFVDARTPFSGHAVCDDVEWVNGLSNPITESYHPNRAGHDAFTNLVSGLF; encoded by the coding sequence ATGAAATGGACTGCGTTGTTGCCGTTGGCGTTGATCTTGGTTGGATGTGCAGCGCGGGAAGGCGACGAAGACTCCGAGGGAATCGAGAGTCAGCTCGTCTCGAACAACTACGTGGCCCTGGGTGACTCGTACGCATCGGGTCTCGGCACGCGCGAATACACGGACGACGGCTGCAAGCGCTCCAACCATGCTTATGGTCCGCAGCTCGCCTCGGCGAAGGGGCTGAACTTGACCTTCGTTGCCTGCTCGGGCGCCCGCGTCCCCGACGTGCGCAATCAGTTGGGAGCTCTCAATTCCAACACCGGCCTGGTCACCGTTTCCGTCGGCGGCAACGATGCGGGCTTCGCCGATGTCATCACCAAGTGCGCGGGCCCCTGGCCCACGACGTGCTGGGGCGACATCGACAAGGCGAACAACTTCATCAAGAATACGCTGCCCGGCCAGCTGGACAGCCTCTACAACGACATTCGCTCCCGCGCGCCCAATGCGGTGGTCATCGTGGTGGGCTACCCGCGCATCTTCAATGGGGAGACCTGCAACGCGCTCGCCCGCATCAGTTCTGGCGAGCAGGCGGAGCTGAACAAGACGGCCGATCTTCTCGCCACGACGATCAAGGGGCGCGCCAGCGCGCACAGCTTCAAGTTCGTCGATGCGCGCACGCCGTTCAGCGGCCACGCCGTTTGCGACGATGTGGAATGGGTCAATGGCCTCTCCAATCCGATCACCGAGTCGTACCACCCGAACCGCGCGGGCCACGACGCGTTCACGAATCTGGTCTCGGGGCTCTTCTGA
- a CDS encoding AAA family ATPase — protein sequence MSGKSFRVYFVMHEDGHRTGTLMRTWDEFFDRAPPSAYGVTPEDVFAELESKLERMRIERSDRIERYLWDVPFQVHRVRVDVHPMSFVKKRPVIAMKEIPLLLHYAACALEGGGYRIMVPRFGGWFIVEDLALAADVLRHAVGNWLTGENAKSIYDFRTVGDEYVADWSPPLLRSLDESASRTAGQDGEYPTISAVSEEWTERAAKGKLAPVIGASARFEAHVAKPHDAYLPSLLLVGKSGAGKTTFVRRLAFWLASQRKAKREKGETPVRLFATSADKILAGMVYLGMWQERCHSLVSELSLEGHYLYVDQLHGILRPQHDGSTIADFLEPAMAARELSIIAECTESELERAQRTHPSLMGHMELIRLEEPETPAVIALLDAYAHRLNLPVHPAGLRRLTRHLAALSPGVAFPGKGFRFLDWLAKDGETRKSRTLYARDASEAYSRYSGVPLMLLSDDLAASAGDLANVLKKRVIGQDEACEACGRLLARFKANMVDPERPCGTLLFVGPTGVGKTELAKQLARATFGSDDRMLRLDMSEYMLPGSSRRLLESGGDVKSLASRVEQQPLSLVLLDEIEKAHPEVFDLLLGVLGEGRLTASSGRLVDFRSTIIVLTSNIGVSETRSMGFTPQEHGSLAARVRDFFRPELFNRLDAVLSFRALSLDDMERIVELELENVRQRTGFVRRGIGITATAAARRRIAEQGHHPTRGARPLKRWIEEHLVTPIAARMAEDVHFRAAEVLVVAATDPPQRGGESAMILRV from the coding sequence ATGAGCGGCAAATCGTTTCGCGTCTACTTCGTCATGCACGAGGACGGCCACCGCACGGGCACCCTGATGCGCACCTGGGACGAATTCTTCGACCGAGCGCCGCCTTCGGCCTACGGCGTCACGCCGGAAGACGTTTTTGCGGAGCTCGAAAGCAAGCTCGAACGCATGCGGATCGAGCGAAGCGATCGCATCGAGCGGTACCTTTGGGACGTGCCATTCCAAGTGCATCGGGTCCGCGTCGACGTGCATCCGATGTCCTTCGTCAAGAAGCGCCCGGTCATTGCCATGAAGGAGATCCCCCTGCTTCTTCATTATGCGGCCTGCGCGCTCGAAGGCGGAGGATACCGCATCATGGTGCCTCGATTCGGCGGCTGGTTCATCGTGGAGGATCTCGCGCTGGCCGCCGACGTCCTTCGCCATGCCGTGGGCAATTGGCTCACGGGTGAAAATGCCAAATCGATTTACGACTTTCGCACGGTGGGGGACGAATACGTTGCAGACTGGTCGCCTCCGCTGCTGCGATCGCTCGATGAAAGCGCATCCCGCACCGCTGGGCAAGACGGCGAATACCCCACGATATCGGCGGTGTCCGAAGAATGGACCGAGCGCGCCGCCAAAGGAAAGCTCGCCCCGGTCATCGGGGCCTCGGCGCGCTTCGAAGCCCACGTGGCCAAGCCCCACGACGCGTACCTGCCATCGTTGCTCCTCGTAGGAAAAAGCGGCGCGGGCAAAACGACGTTCGTGCGCCGGTTGGCCTTCTGGCTGGCCTCGCAGCGAAAGGCCAAGCGCGAGAAGGGCGAAACGCCGGTGCGCCTCTTCGCCACGTCGGCCGACAAGATCCTCGCCGGTATGGTGTACCTCGGCATGTGGCAGGAGCGCTGCCATTCCCTCGTCTCGGAACTCTCGTTGGAGGGACATTACCTCTATGTCGATCAGCTTCATGGCATTTTGAGACCGCAGCACGATGGCTCCACGATTGCGGATTTTCTCGAGCCTGCAATGGCCGCGCGTGAGCTCAGTATCATTGCAGAATGCACCGAATCGGAGCTCGAACGCGCACAGCGTACCCATCCCTCGTTGATGGGGCATATGGAGTTGATTCGCCTGGAGGAACCGGAGACTCCGGCGGTCATCGCGCTCCTCGATGCGTATGCGCATCGTTTGAATTTGCCCGTTCACCCCGCGGGGCTGCGCCGGCTCACGCGGCATCTTGCGGCCTTGTCGCCGGGCGTGGCCTTTCCGGGAAAGGGATTTCGCTTTCTCGATTGGCTGGCCAAAGATGGCGAAACGCGAAAATCTCGTACATTGTATGCGCGCGATGCCTCCGAGGCCTATTCGCGTTATTCGGGTGTACCCCTCATGCTCCTATCCGACGATCTCGCGGCCAGCGCCGGAGATCTGGCGAATGTCCTGAAGAAACGCGTCATCGGACAGGACGAGGCCTGCGAAGCCTGCGGGCGGCTGCTCGCGCGCTTCAAAGCCAACATGGTGGATCCCGAGCGCCCGTGCGGCACCCTGCTCTTCGTCGGGCCTACCGGCGTGGGCAAGACCGAGCTCGCGAAGCAACTCGCCCGCGCCACCTTCGGCTCGGACGACCGGATGCTGCGCCTCGATATGAGCGAATACATGCTGCCCGGCTCCTCGCGCCGGCTTCTCGAATCGGGCGGCGACGTCAAGAGCCTCGCGAGCCGCGTGGAGCAACAGCCGCTCTCGTTGGTCCTGCTCGACGAGATCGAGAAGGCGCACCCGGAGGTGTTCGATCTCTTGCTCGGAGTGCTGGGCGAGGGGCGGCTCACCGCGTCGTCGGGGCGCTTGGTCGACTTTCGCAGCACCATCATCGTGCTCACCTCGAACATCGGCGTGAGCGAAACGCGCAGCATGGGCTTCACCCCGCAGGAGCACGGCAGCCTTGCGGCGCGCGTGCGCGACTTCTTTCGCCCGGAGTTGTTCAACCGACTCGATGCCGTTCTGTCGTTCCGAGCACTCTCGCTGGACGACATGGAGCGCATCGTCGAGCTGGAGCTGGAGAATGTGCGGCAGCGTACGGGCTTCGTTCGCCGCGGCATCGGCATCACCGCCACGGCGGCCGCGCGGCGCCGCATCGCGGAGCAGGGCCATCATCCGACCCGTGGTGCGCGCCCGCTCAAGCGCTGGATCGAGGAGCACCTCGTGACGCCCATCGCGGCGCGCATGGCGGAAGACGTACACTTTCGCGCGGCCGAGGTGCTCGTCGTCGCCGCGACCGATCCGCCGCAACGCGGTGGTGAGTCGGCGATGATCCTGCGCGTATGA